The Maniola jurtina chromosome 21, ilManJurt1.1, whole genome shotgun sequence genome contains the following window.
GGTGTTTCGGTAGAAAATGGTTAGGACCTGACAGTCTACTGGATGAATAGCAAAAATCAAGATGGTGAAATCTATTGTTTCAAATGAAAGATATGACAAcccaattataaaaatatctaattagGACAAGGTCCGCATTTTGACAAACCAACTCTGCATGCGCCATACTAGTTTCATATTATGGCTGTTAaaataacacaagtgtaaattaaaaatttataaaacccccgacgatccaaagtatttgagttttccaaaacatcattttcaaataaataattatgtatttaggcaacgtccatcttgacagcttgacatttgtctattgacataatattatgaacctaacggttatctaacctttttttctacaagaaaactagaaaagagctgataactcttaaacggctgaaccattttttttagattatagctaagaacactctcgatcaagccacctttcaaacaaaaaaaactaaattaaaatcggtttattcgtttaggcgctacgatgccacagacagatacacagatacacagacacacagatacacagacacacagatacacacgtcaaacttataacacccctctataaAAACAGGGACTTAAAAaagtggtcaagtgcgagttgggcctCGCTTTTATAGGTTTCCGTACATAATtgtgaacatcatattttgggtatatatgaaatatttattttccgagcTAGTTTTAgagccccctgaaaaataatttaattgtatatttctaattcaattatacttttttgggtcaacgttctacaccaaacaccaaaatttcaggtttgatTCATTCAACTCAATTCGATTCAACATAATTTAAGgaataacttttataatttgATTGTGTAATTCCGTGGGTGGTtcttttaacaaataaaaaaaaaacttttttgtttacGCGATAGCAGTAATATTATTACTAGGGCTcgtttaggtacggaaccctaaaaaatttgtCAAGTTTGAGCACAATTGCACTCACCTTGCAGAAGTCAGCATCGGCGTCCGATCCGGACAGAGTCTGTACGAAGGCCGGGTTGCCGACCGTTGTCAGTAACAAGTTGCAGATTTCCGCGTTCATTGCCTTCGCCGCCACGTGTAAAGCGTTGTAGCGAGAACCTTCCTGTTGAAAATATTTACAGACTTTTCCAAAggtcagttaaaaaaaataccggcCAAACAAAAAAGTTCCGTAAAGTCATTCAAACCAGGACTGCCTGGTGTAGGAgtgatacatttttattatactgataataaaaatgtatcactcacaacactgcaagttaatgacagacaGCGCCTtctatgatgtgatttagttaacatattatttggtcatactttttgtgatgtaaacacgaaatcacggttttcagatttttctctttactttaagtgatttttccttttgacgtacaaaaccctaaaaatcattcTTGAAATATATAAGAGATTATGAGAGAGAGAGACAGGTGTATGTCTCTGACATAGATCTGTCTCGTTGTAACTATTTCtaagtctgagaaaagtcaaagtcaaatttcTCAGCTTGAGCCGGCGAATTAGTCACGCGAGcgaagatagatagatagatagatagaaaacattattgcacacaaaacaagaaaaaaaccaagacaaaacaagaaactataaactaaaaacaattgtatgcaaaggcggctttattgcttaaagcaatctccaccaggcaacctttggtgaaagggaGAGCTTaggtgtgttggatagtacttACGCGCAATAGGTCAAAGATAAGAGAAAATCTGTCAAAGATAAGAGTTACCTGAACAATGGCGGGCGTGTTTCCACTGCTGACTAGATACCGCGGGTTGTCCCATATGCGGTCCCGCACCGTGCTCACGAGGCCGGCCTCGATCGCCTTGCGCAGAGCCACCATGTCTTGTGGAGACGGAGCTTTGAACGGGTACGGCTTTTCACTCATTATCGCTGAAACAATACATGACAATGGAAACgtctcattttcaaaaaatggtcttaaatctatacttataaataaaattgaagtgtggtgtctgtttgaacgggctaatctttggagtggttgaacctattttgacaggactttcacagacaagtagaggattaaccaaggagtaacataggctacttttttaagcGACTTTCAAAAGTGTGGCATACAGGACTactattcaaaattaaatcGCTACTACCTCATACATTCTTCGGTCTATTGAAATCCTACCTGACTGATAGAATATTTCAAGTCAAAGAAGGTGAATACACTTCACCGTTTCACCCAATCACAGCTGGCGTGCCACAAGGCTCAGTGCTAGGTCCTGTGCTTTACACAATCTATACAAGTGACCTAATTATAAACCTCAAATTGACGATGTCACTGTGGCTACATTTGCAGATGATACAGCTGTTCTTGCTCGCAGTAAATCTCCTGAAGAAGCTTCAGCTATTCTGCAACGTGGACTAAATGAGATCGACAAATGGCTGTCAAAATGGAGGATAAAAACGAGCGCTTCAAAATCAGTCCATATAACATTTACTCTTCGTCGAGGAAACTGTCCTCCGGTCTCGCTGCGTAACAATCAGCTACCACAAAGCGACAACGTTAGGTACCTGGGAATGCACTTAGATagaaggctaacctggaagaaacATGTCCAAATAAAGAGGGATGAGATCTATCATAGATATAGAGGACTGTACTGGATGCTCTCAAGGAACTCCAGACTCTCTCTAGACAACAAGTTACTGatatacaaaacaataataaagcCAATATGGTCATATGGCATACAACTTTGGGGATCAGCATGCAACTCCAATATTCAAATTATACAAAGagctcaaaattatattttgaaacaacTGTCCAACGCGCCATGGTTCCTACAAATATCGGAAATTCATGAGCACTTAAACATTAACACAGTAAAGGAAGAAATTCTAACTTATAGTTGCAACTACAAAACAAGGCTTACTAACCACCCAAATCGCCTGGCAGTGCAGCTGACAATGCCACAGGCAATCCGTCGACTAAAGAGAAAGCATATACTAGACATTTAGCTGAGACTTATGGAGTTTTCCCGCTGGGGAAGTTTTCTCCTAATGAACGCCAACTTCCTCCAACCAATCTGCTCATAGTCCACCGACTGATCGCATGATAAGGCAacccctcaaaaaaaaaaaaaaagcgactttcaaaaatggagttgtgtttttctacctatgtacactgatgtctccgagatttctgaaccgatttgcgtatttttttttaatcgttgaCGGAACTTTTCGACATTAGTTCATAAACATTTGGATTCCAacctcctcaatcctgatgctgcaagggatctgaccaatccacgcgggcgaagctgcgggcatcatctagtaagttatataaagttgaaaactaaaaccagaCTGCAAACCCGACAAAAATTGGacacctccactttttttgatgtaacatccatcaggccgatttttttaaaatatagcctatgccgcCTGGGCCTTTACAACAAATCtattgacacttcattcatcaaaatcggcccagtagtttaggcgctactgtGGAATGcacagaatctagatacaaacatacatacatagactgctaaaatcataccctttccttttagctttgcctcAGTGGGGTAAAAAACTGTTGAAGTGCGATTTGGATTCATTGACGTATCAATAGTATGTAAATTACTTTTCGCCAATAATGACCTTCGGCCGCTATTTATTCGCGTGTCTTTAATTAATTCCTAATTAGTATTTTCGTTGGCAGCACACACAAACTTGTCTTTTGTCAGGTGCTTACGAAAGTCAGTGAACCTTGTTATTTATAGACTCAGAACTATctatacatattacattataaagaaaatgatgTATACTGTATGAAGatctatttattatacatatccGATCTATTGCagtcttttaaaattatttatatgaaatcTTATGCAACCACCCATATTAGCTGTTCAGGGTTCAAGCTTGCTTAgaattttgtaaagtttttttttaaatttattagatGCAATCATGCTGCCCCCaagtgaaattgcagtcaagggctaacttatatctgaataaaaaccggccaagtacgagtcggactcgcgcaccgagggttccgtactctggtatttttttcgtcattttgcacgataaatcaaaaaccattatacataaaaataaaaaaaaatctgttttagaatgtataggtcaagcaacggactgacggacggacagacagacagacagacaacaaagtgatactataagggttccgttttttcttttgaggtatggaacctataaaaatataaaaaaactattatcaTCTTTATAAAACACATAAGAAACAACACACCTTTGTCTCTTGCTAGCTATCAGTCATTGCTCTCATATCAAATCTTGAAGATGTATTAGTCTGACCCCTTTTACTTTATCTTAACTGTCATAACGAGTTGATTGTCTATTACTACAGTTTCGAGTATGCTTGTGATTATTATCAAAATTGCATTGATTCAATTATGATGGCCAATCGCAAAATTTATTAATGTAAAGTTATTAGTATAAagtaagagattgctttaggCCTGGACCTATACATATTGACAGCATTTGGACTAAAAAATTGCAGTTTGGATGCAGTTCACATAACTCATTGGAACTCCTTCCTTCACAAATCCCTTTTACATCGTAAATTTCCTACATAGTCAAAATTCTAAGGATTTGTGGGAAGCAATCCTATCTTATTTACAAAACACACTGCTAGAACATAGACttgaagagtgaataggcaaaaTGAGTTCAGACTTAGTCGGCTAAAAACGTACAGTGTTCTAGCaagggatgaaagtttgtataaaagtctgtaatttttaaagtattaAATCAGTAATTGGACTTTTggtcaaaaatgaaaaagtatgCCTCAGGGTTTCTGGGCATCCAACCcagaaatgtataacattttcaaaaattctagtCGATCGAAGCTGGGAgggtcagctagtttaaaataaaacaactacATACAGTTACCATTTCCTTCATGGGTTTCAACAGGCTCCGCTCCTCTCAGAGCAAAGGACACAGCATCCTGATGGTTCCGGAAGGCTTTAAACCTCGCAGACTTGTATCTACGCACTAGCTCCAATGCCTCCACTTTGTTTTCGTAAACATGTAGTGCTTCTGAAATagaaagaatacccggctgagtttgttgtgggctcttctcttGAACCAGGGCGCTTTTAATACcattgtagctttagttttaagtttacgtatttCACTACATGTGAAATATACTTGTAGTGAAATCCATCAATCAGCACTCTGTCAGTGTGGTGAATAGCCTTTTAACCATTgatgtgtttgtgtgttgtaTGTGATAACATAGTAAAAAACGCTACCCGCCATCTGATAGATTTTAATGtgattttcatcaatagatagagtgatttaAGGGGACGGTTTATATGTATAGTTTATATTCTTTTGTGTTAAATAACAACTTGATATGACAGGAATTGTTCAAGATGTCAGAAGAAATATGGCCGACTGGAATCACTTCACACTAACACCACAATAGTATCAACATTGCACCCCTGTGAAGCTGCGGTGGGTTGCTAATGATAAACTAAATAGTATAAAACACATTTGAGTTTAGGTTGAAAAGATAAACTATACAACTGTATACTATCAATGACTGAATAGCATCATACATATTCATgatcaataatattatcacactaatattataaaggtgaatgtttgtatgtgtgtgtgtgtgtgtgtgtgtatgtttgttactccttcacgcaaaaactactggacgtatttggctgaaatttggaatggagatagataatatcctggattagcacataggctactttttatcccggaaaatcaaagagttcccacgggatttcaataaatctaaatccacgcgggcgaagtcgcgggcatcggctagtatattatatagacAATTAAAACTAGAACTATTTAATTcttatagttataatattaattcttttacataaaaaaaaaagattagaaAGAAGAATCAAATCAAGATATCAGTATTATAAGATATAAACTATAAATAGTACCTAACCACTGacctatattataaaatgataaatgtATGATAGCAGTACAAGACTGATAAAATACTGCTTTGTATACAAACCTTCATCAGGTCCTTTCTTGATTTCGCAAGGAATATAAACTCCATAGTAAGTGGTCAAGGGTTCGGTAGTAGGGCTTTTGGGACCGTTCTGACGCTTCCCGAGCGAATCCAAGCGCAATAGTCTGCTAAATAGTGAAATAGCGCCATCTTTCTTATCGCTAGGCGAAAGACTAATCTCTTCCTTGATGCCGCCAATATCTTTATTGCACTCAGGAATAAGCACAGCCTTCGACATTTCGCCTCACGATCTGAGAATAGTAAACAAAAAATTACTGTTTTGTTGTGACGCAAATGGGTGGCAacgtttatttttacatttaaactTTACACTCACCTGTTGTATAGGTCATGAAAACATATCAGCAacttgtaaataatttattctccCTTGTTTCAACACATTTCGCACTATTTTAACGCACTATTAATGCTATTATTATATTGAGATTGAAGATTCCAAaccgaaaattgaaaaatataaaatcgtaCGATGACGCGAATGACGTTTAGGCCCATAGACAAATTTTTTAACATGGTTTTGACACTTATTTCAGTTATTGTCTATGATTTGTACGAGATAAAGTGGGCTTTGAGGCACGCGATCGCAAGTCGCAACTTAGTCGTCAGATATAGACAAAGCGGAAATATCGGATGGAATATGTTTAAAAGTGTCACTgttttcttaaaaatttattattatttagtaaagccctattaattttatttaatgaaagATGAGTTGGATTGAGCAAATTATTcagttatataggtacttaatttaaaagaatCCCTATTAGGATGCCTAAGGAGAAACAGGAGGCCAGCCAGTCTTTATTGTTAAGTTACATACATGGGTgatagtatttagtatattatcATGCTTTAGTAAGgctttagttttattaaaatcaaacaataatattgtaattaagtaAGAGGTTTATTGagtcttatttttaattttctttttaggaGAATCTTCAGATTTCAATGCTTTTTCAATCGCTACAGCGTATAAGTTAGAATTGATTCTTTTCATCTTTTCTAGTTCATCTTTAAGCATCGCCTCTCTATGTTTGGTGTCCAAATCTATTTCTGCAGCCTGATTATCAATGTTACTAATGTATTGAGGCcagaaattatttttcttatttacaaGAACTTCTATTTCTACAATTTCATCACTATTATTTTCCAAAGTTCTCTCTAAGTTATGTAGTATGATGCTAGGAGTGAAGTCTTGTTTGAAAATTGCCCTATGGTTTAGTGTGAAAAAGGCATTTGTTATGGGTCCTTTATGCTTTATCACTCTAATTGGTTGCTGGCTCCTTATATGCCATAATATAACCTGTTCATCATTACCGCCTGACATAAGTAGCTCTCCATTTAGGGATACAGATAAACAAGAGACTGCTTTTGTGTGTGcagaaaatacaatatttttatcatcattaacAAGTATATCTCTTCCTCGAGGTGGATTGGTCAGACTGAACTGAACAATTCTCCCTTCAGTCGAACCTACAAAAGCATTTAATTCCAACACATCCAGAACAATCGCTGACAGTGGCTCATCAAATACTAAGTTTAGGAGCATTTCCCCAGATGTTAAGTCGTAAATTTTACATGTTCTATCACTGGATACTGTGAATAACCGTCCGTGTATTCCGGTTTTACTTATGCACATGTCCGTAACTGGTAAGAAATGATCAGAGAATATGTAGACAGGGTTGTGTTGCCCTGCAACTGTCTGAGTTACCAGTTCCACTTCAGGGTTAGCTGCCACAGTGACCAACGACCACACCATTACCATACCATCTTCAGCCGCAGATACAAAGAACCGTCCATCGCTTGTAAACTTTAACAGGTTAACTTTTTGGTAATGCCGGTTTATTATAGTTAGTAAATTGCCCGACGCGATCTGCCATAGATAAATCTTCTCATCGATGCCTGCTATGCAGTACGAACCGTCCGGTGTCACCGCGAATGCAGTCGCTTTTCCGGGCAGTATGAAACGCATTCCTTGCACAGTCTGCTGGGAATTTAGTGGCCATATGTGTAAAATAGGCTTTGTTTTTTCTACCGCAGCTAAATAATCACTGCCTATGAAGCAAGCTGTACGATTTTCAGCTGTCCCACCGCCTTTGTAAGTGATCAAGTTTGTACCGTTATGGGGATCCCAAATACTGCTCGTCCATAACGTATTGTTTGAGTCACACGTAATTAATACTTCCAGCAAGTTGGACATCacaaagtttatttataaaggGAATTAAAAAATACCATGCGGTGCGGTCGCTACGAAATcaaaacagttaaaaaaaagatgttatCCTTTGTTGACAGTTAAAAGACATTGACACTCCTTGGACACTCCAACTTTTTGTCTTATAAACATCTCCGCTCTAGCTTCAAGCTTTTTGAGACTTGAGACTTGGGATGCTATACAGTATACACGATGCATGTTGAAATCCaaatgattaccgccgccctCATAACATCTGCAGCACCAGAGCAACCGCtaatgcattgccggcctttatggaatttgttggtccacccatTGAAttaccccatgttgtaatctaataaGAACACCGCCAAAGAGAGCTACCTTCAGCGATCCTATGTAATAACAAAACTATCAGCGAACTCTGTGCTCAGCTCACATACATAATTAGCTTTGTATTGGTGGTGCGTGACCTAGCCAGAAAGCGCAGCACTCAGCCTCTGCTGAGTGCTGCGCTTTCTGGCGCAACGAAGCAATCAATAATGCAGTGATTGTGATTAGGTATCTAGTCTTGAAACGAGGTCTCCGAGTCTACCTGACTGAATTTGCActtgtctatccgtctgtttgTAACAGTTAAATAACGTCTGAatagcataattattatttctagaaaataataatacgtATGTAGTTAAAATAGGTAACTAATGCCAAAAAGTAGAAAATTATCTATACctaactactaatattatagttaaagaggtcaagtttgtaagtttgtttgtagtaaGAAATCTCTGGAACTTACTGGATTTTGAAGATTCtgtcaccaatagaaagctacattattcctgagtgacaggctatattttattttcaaaggaGATCCCAGCAAAAATTGGGATAAACTATCCGTGCAAAGCCAGGGCGGGTTGATTGTTGAAATAAACTAGTAATTTCTGGAGTGAACTATGTACTAGTAATTTAACAACACCCAGTTAGTTACTCGCTCATTGCACGCGCTACATGCGTCATGCACCGTGTACATATGCACCGTGTAGATGCATATTTTCCGTATATTCAATGTACTCTGTGGTGTAGAGCTAGACAGAGAATCTAGACGGGGTTATGGTTGGAAAGAGTTTTCGTATTATCTGTTGTAAGTTAATAATCTGTGCTATATTTTGATTGGTAGatattgtagccaataatgGCCATGTATTTGGATGATACAGATTTGTAATtggctaaaaatattttgtagtatTTTTGATAATTCTGTGATTGTGACCAAACTTTGGTAATCTTGTGAATTTCAAGCTGAATAAAATACTAATTTGGAGTCATAGTGCATTATCATATTGCCATCATGTTCAAAAAGTAAGtacacataattatttattcgaatAAGCTTGTTAAACAGATATAATCGCAAAGTAAAGAAAAGTTTAAGGTTATCACTGCTTTGTCAAAAAATTATTGACGTAACATTTTATTGACCAATCAGAGATAAGTATCGGTGTGACGATGTTGGTGACGTTGTAATTCAATAATAGTGAtgtgctttaattttttttcattagtaAGAAACGAATGcataaaagaaacaaaaattacagAGTTTGACTTcagtattttttaagttttgttctattaaattaaattaatggtATGCAAGTGAAAAAAATCTGCAGACCGTATCCTTCCTACATAAACTAGCGTGCCATTTGAGTTTCCTTATTGGTAATCGTAGTATTCTATTCCAACAATATTATGGAGGAAATCACTGTCCAtatgaaattatatttcaaattaaatattttttatttcttgctcacgttataatattacattgttTACAACACTATGAAACGATGTAAGCAAATTCAAGCATAATTGGATGATAGAGATAGTAATATATCGCAGGCACTTGAGCAAGCGAGACAGAAGTTGTAAAATGGAGAATGGTTTTCGGTTCGGTTGACGATTCGCTACCGTAGTACCAACAGTTCTTTGCAGCTGTTCCAAATTGATTGTTGTATTATCCATACGTTTCAAGTTCTCTTTATAATGTAAAGTTTTTTACCCAAATTTTTAGACATCGTTAAATCTAATTAGAACATTTTACAATACGGTGAACATAAAGACAAAAGAGATTGTGGGTGCAGTGTTTCTATTTCGTGACGTAACTGGATTTTCTCGTGAGACGCGACGAAATAACTGTACATCGGAGTGTAACGAAGGTCATTTTGGCCGATGGTTGCTACGTTTCTGTAATTGCGTAACAGGACGCGGACAAAATGTGGGAAGTCGACTCTGACTCGGGGTCGCAGAGCGCGTCGTCGGACGGGCTTCGACGGCGACAGGGATGGGATCCGGAGGGCGAGAGTCTGGCTTCTCAAATCGACGAACTCGACGAGGTCCTCGCCGAGGAGGAGGAAGGATGTCCGCTGCCTTCGACGCCCGAGGACCAGCACCTGCTCGACGCGGAAATGGCGGAGGTGTTGAAAGCTGGCGTCCTGTCTGACGAGATCGACTTGGGAGCGCTGGCCCACAACGCCGCGGAGCAAGCGGAGGAGTTCGTGCGCAAAGTGTGGGAGGCTTCTTGGAACGTGTGCCACTTTAGGCACCTGCCGCGCTGGCTGCAAGACAACGACTATTTACACAAAGGCCATCGGCCGCCGCTGCCATCTTTCAGCGCGTGTTTTGCGTCCATCTTCCGAATCCACACGGAAACCGGTAATATCTGGACACATTTGCTCGGCTGCGTCGCCTTCATCGGCGTCGCGATCTATTTCCTCACGCGGCCCTCCATCGAAATTCAAATGCAGGAGAAGATGATCTTCGGAGTGTTCTTCATCGGCGCGATCGTGTGCCTCGGGTTCTCGTTCGCCTACCACACTCTGTACTGCCACTCGGAAATGGTGGGCAAGCTTTTCTCCAAGTTGGACTACTGTGGCATAGCGCTACTCATCATGGGGTCATTTGTTCCTTGGCTGTATTACAGTTTCTACTGCCACTATAGACCTAAGATTATATACCTATCTGTAGTAATTGTGCTAGGTATATTGTCcattatagtatcactttgggATAGATTCTCAGAGCCCCGCCTCCGTCCACTTCGTGCAGGAGTGTTCATGGGTTTTGGTCTGTCGGGGGTAGTGCCAGCGATCCACTATGGTATCACTGAAGGCTGGTTTGATCAGGTTAGTAAGGCGTCTCTGGGTTGGCTGGTGTTGATGGGTCTACTATACATTTTGGGTGCAATGTTCTACGCCCTCAGAGTACCTGAgcgctggttccctgggaagTGTGATATTTGGTTCCAATCTCACCAGATATTCCACGTGTTAGTGATTGTAGCTGCGTTTGTCCATTACCACGGTATCAGTGAGTTGGCGTCATACAGAGTCACCGTCGGGGAGTGCTCCATGCCTCCTTCCTCTATTGCATTCTAGCCTCGCCCCCTACCAATTGTGATAGTAGACCATAGATAATCTTAAGTAGGATACAAACATTAAAATAGTttcattgaatatttttttaacatataaATCTAACACAATTTTCTAAGTTTTTTACAAAACCGGTACGTTGGTTTATTGCAGTGAGGCTGTTAATAATGTTTGAGACTAATAATATTGCAAAGTTGTTATTTCCTATAGGGGGGTTTCAAGATTAAATTACACTATTTTAATGAttattgttttctttatttattttaggtttGTTATAGTAAATATGACTTCTTGCAACAGATAAATAATACGAAACTAAAGTACCATCTTTAAAACTACTCTATGGTTTCCAAGTTCCATTTTTCTGAAATCTTCTTAGCATGTACTTAATTTTCTGAAtcctatttctatttatttataaggaAACACAACTTATGCCCTAATTTTTAAGTTCtctttggtaggtacctataataatttttaaatctgcAGAATGTTCTCTCTGCATGttaataggtaatttaattttatattacagAATCTTAAAATATGCGACTACATACTTTACTTAGCTAGTTAATTAAGTGCAGTGTGTTTTCTTTAACTATGCCAATTTTTTTGTGTTCTACTAGAACTATTTTACATTCCATCACTTTTACCTCAATAATATCAAGAAATTGAACTAAGAAAATTAtaggttatttattaattaattatattgtattaaaatcattttaactACACTATATTTTAACACTAATGTGAAAAAATAAGGCT
Protein-coding sequences here:
- the LOC123876417 gene encoding WD repeat-containing protein 18, with amino-acid sequence MSNLLEVLITCDSNNTLWTSSIWDPHNGTNLITYKGGGTAENRTACFIGSDYLAAVEKTKPILHIWPLNSQQTVQGMRFILPGKATAFAVTPDGSYCIAGIDEKIYLWQIASGNLLTIINRHYQKVNLLKFTSDGRFFVSAAEDGMVMVWSLVTVAANPEVELVTQTVAGQHNPVYIFSDHFLPVTDMCISKTGIHGRLFTVSSDRTCKIYDLTSGEMLLNLVFDEPLSAIVLDVLELNAFVGSTEGRIVQFSLTNPPRGRDILVNDDKNIVFSAHTKAVSCLSVSLNGELLMSGGNDEQVILWHIRSQQPIRVIKHKGPITNAFFTLNHRAIFKQDFTPSIILHNLERTLENNSDEIVEIEVLVNKKNNFWPQYISNIDNQAAEIDLDTKHREAMLKDELEKMKRINSNLYAVAIEKALKSEDSPKKKIKNKTQ
- the LOC123876418 gene encoding adiponectin receptor protein is translated as MWEVDSDSGSQSASSDGLRRRQGWDPEGESLASQIDELDEVLAEEEEGCPLPSTPEDQHLLDAEMAEVLKAGVLSDEIDLGALAHNAAEQAEEFVRKVWEASWNVCHFRHLPRWLQDNDYLHKGHRPPLPSFSACFASIFRIHTETGNIWTHLLGCVAFIGVAIYFLTRPSIEIQMQEKMIFGVFFIGAIVCLGFSFAYHTLYCHSEMVGKLFSKLDYCGIALLIMGSFVPWLYYSFYCHYRPKIIYLSVVIVLGILSIIVSLWDRFSEPRLRPLRAGVFMGFGLSGVVPAIHYGITEGWFDQVSKASLGWLVLMGLLYILGAMFYALRVPERWFPGKCDIWFQSHQIFHVLVIVAAFVHYHGISELASYRVTVGECSMPPSSIAF